From the genome of Mesorhizobium japonicum MAFF 303099, one region includes:
- a CDS encoding HAD family hydrolase: protein MTPKAVFWDMDGTLVDSEPLHEAALVAAMRNVGLKPPADLHERVLGVAAWPVYEMMRDEFGLDLPFDDWIMRKYEHYLPLVEGLKPRPGAIEVFNELRALGVQQAVVSNSDRMIVDANLRMVGLFYPGMKTISRNDVRDGKPHAEPFLRAAYLADVDPAHAVAVDDSWPGAMAGLAAGMKTIFWPEKPMEGPPGAIVINSAEELRAQLGL, encoded by the coding sequence ATGACACCGAAGGCGGTTTTCTGGGACATGGACGGTACGCTGGTCGACAGCGAGCCGTTGCACGAAGCAGCCCTCGTGGCGGCGATGCGCAATGTCGGCCTCAAGCCGCCCGCCGACCTGCATGAGCGCGTGCTCGGCGTCGCCGCCTGGCCGGTCTACGAAATGATGCGCGACGAGTTCGGCCTCGATCTTCCCTTCGACGACTGGATCATGCGCAAATACGAGCACTATCTGCCGCTGGTGGAGGGGCTGAAACCGCGTCCTGGCGCTATAGAAGTCTTCAATGAATTGCGCGCGCTTGGCGTGCAGCAAGCGGTGGTCTCGAATTCAGACCGGATGATCGTCGACGCCAATCTGCGCATGGTCGGCCTCTTTTATCCAGGCATGAAAACGATCAGCCGCAACGACGTGCGTGATGGCAAGCCGCACGCCGAACCTTTCCTGCGCGCCGCGTACCTGGCCGATGTCGATCCCGCGCACGCCGTGGCGGTCGACGACAGCTGGCCGGGCGCCATGGCGGGTCTGGCGGCGGGCATGAAGACGATCTTCTGGCCGGAAAAGCCGATGGAAGGCCCGCCTGGCGCCATCGTCATCAACAGCGCCGAGGAATTGCGGGCTCAGCTCGGGCTCTAA
- a CDS encoding class II aldolase and adducin N-terminal domain-containing protein produces MSIARLQKETRTNLPFYEERVDLACAFRWTARLNMHEAVANHFSLAVNEDGTQFLMNPNQVHFSRIKASDLLMIDANDPNTLSGPNAPDPTAWGLHGAIHRNVPHARCVMHVHSIHATVLASLADSTLPPIDQNSAMFFNRHVVDAHYGGLAFEEEGERCSQLLTDPKVKVMVMGNHGVLVIGDTVADAFNRMFYFERAAETYIKALWTGRPLRTLSDAIAEKTASEMDDYPGQAERHLAELKAILDEEEPIYRN; encoded by the coding sequence ATGAGCATCGCCCGCCTGCAGAAGGAAACGCGGACCAACCTGCCCTTCTACGAAGAGCGCGTCGATCTCGCCTGTGCGTTTCGCTGGACGGCGCGGCTCAACATGCACGAGGCGGTGGCCAACCATTTCTCGCTGGCGGTCAACGAGGACGGCACGCAGTTCCTGATGAACCCCAACCAGGTGCATTTCTCGCGCATCAAGGCGAGCGACCTGTTGATGATCGACGCCAACGATCCGAACACGCTGTCGGGCCCCAACGCGCCCGACCCGACGGCCTGGGGCCTGCACGGCGCCATCCATCGCAATGTGCCGCATGCGCGTTGCGTCATGCATGTCCATTCGATCCATGCCACGGTACTGGCCTCGCTGGCCGACTCGACATTGCCGCCGATCGACCAGAATTCGGCGATGTTCTTCAACCGTCATGTCGTCGACGCGCACTACGGCGGGCTGGCCTTCGAGGAAGAGGGCGAGCGCTGCTCGCAGCTTCTCACCGATCCCAAGGTCAAGGTCATGGTGATGGGCAATCACGGCGTGCTGGTGATCGGCGACACCGTCGCCGATGCCTTCAACCGCATGTTCTATTTCGAGCGCGCCGCCGAGACCTACATCAAGGCGCTGTGGACCGGCCGGCCGCTGCGCACGCTGTCCGATGCGATTGCCGAGAAGACGGCGAGCGAAATGGACGACTATCCCGGCCAGGCCGAACGCCATCTCGCCGAGTTGAAGGCGATCCTCGACGAGGAAGAGCCGATCTACCGGAATTAG
- the ureG gene encoding urease accessory protein UreG yields MTQANGPLRIGIGGPVGSGKTTLTEKLCKALRDEFSIAVVTNDIYTREDAMMLARLQALPEDRIVGVETGGCPHTAIREDASINLQAIAELNRKFPDLDIIFIESGGDNLAATFSPDLADLTLYVISVCQGEEIPRKGGPAITRSDFLIINKSDLAPYVNVNLDVMESDAARMRGKRPFGFTDLSRGKGLREVIDFIVEHGGLRVGTATSTAA; encoded by the coding sequence ATGACCCAAGCCAACGGTCCCCTTCGCATCGGTATTGGCGGCCCTGTCGGCTCCGGCAAGACGACGCTCACCGAAAAACTCTGCAAGGCGCTGCGCGACGAATTCTCCATCGCCGTTGTCACCAACGACATCTACACAAGGGAAGACGCCATGATGCTGGCCCGGTTGCAGGCGCTGCCGGAGGACCGCATCGTCGGCGTCGAGACCGGCGGCTGCCCGCACACCGCCATTCGCGAGGACGCCTCGATCAATCTGCAGGCGATTGCCGAGCTCAACCGGAAATTCCCCGATCTCGACATCATCTTCATCGAATCCGGCGGCGACAATCTTGCCGCTACCTTCTCGCCGGACCTCGCGGATCTGACGCTCTATGTCATCTCGGTCTGCCAGGGCGAGGAAATCCCGCGCAAGGGCGGGCCGGCGATCACCCGCTCGGATTTCCTGATCATCAACAAAAGCGATCTGGCGCCCTATGTGAACGTCAACCTCGACGTGATGGAGAGCGACGCCGCCCGCATGCGCGGCAAGCGGCCTTTCGGCTTCACCGATCTGTCGCGCGGCAAGGGCTTGCGGGAGGTCATCGATTTCATCGTCGAGCATGGCGGGCTGAGGGTTGGCACCGCCACCAGCACGGCGGCCTGA
- a CDS encoding DUF3995 domain-containing protein, whose translation MIVLAFVLSFVLLLITALHVYWGIGGIWPGTDGASCARAVVGFRGVDEMPTPFASFAVAACLGLATLWPLALIGFFASPFPREGLAASSLLIGLVFLGRGVAGFTPWWRQLAPEQPFARLDVRYYSPLCLLIGLGFAILAIMEFPT comes from the coding sequence ATGATCGTCCTCGCCTTTGTCCTCTCATTCGTCCTGCTGCTGATCACGGCGCTGCATGTCTATTGGGGCATTGGCGGCATCTGGCCGGGTACGGACGGCGCCTCTTGCGCCCGCGCCGTGGTCGGCTTTCGCGGCGTCGACGAAATGCCGACGCCCTTCGCCAGTTTCGCCGTTGCCGCCTGTCTTGGCCTGGCGACGCTCTGGCCGCTGGCGCTCATCGGCTTCTTTGCCTCGCCCTTCCCCAGGGAGGGCCTTGCCGCAAGCTCGCTGCTCATCGGGCTGGTGTTCCTGGGGCGCGGCGTTGCCGGCTTCACGCCATGGTGGCGGCAGCTGGCGCCCGAACAGCCTTTCGCGCGGCTCGACGTGCGTTACTATTCGCCGCTGTGCCTGTTGATCGGGCTCGGCTTCGCAATCCTTGCCATCATGGAGTTCCCGACATGA
- a CDS encoding urease accessory protein UreF codes for MTDQPSSIALLRLMAWLSPAFPVGGFAYSHGLECAVHDGLVADATSLANWLETLVKMGSGWNDAVLFCESWRRARNAGDLDEVAALAEALAGSRERHAETMLQGAAFLKAAAAWPNPVLARLPAECAYCVTVGAIAGGNGIALQDALSAFLQAFFSNLVQAAIRLGVVGQSEATTLLAGFEPLALSTADRASRSTLDDLGGCAFVSDVVAMKHETQYSRLFRS; via the coding sequence ATGACTGACCAGCCTTCGAGCATCGCCCTGCTGCGGCTTATGGCGTGGCTGTCGCCGGCCTTCCCGGTCGGCGGCTTTGCCTACAGCCACGGTCTCGAGTGCGCGGTGCATGACGGGCTGGTTGCCGATGCCACAAGCCTGGCCAACTGGCTGGAAACGCTGGTCAAGATGGGCTCGGGCTGGAACGATGCCGTGCTGTTTTGCGAAAGCTGGCGCCGCGCCCGCAACGCCGGCGATCTCGACGAAGTGGCCGCATTGGCCGAGGCGCTCGCCGGCTCGCGGGAGCGCCACGCCGAGACCATGCTCCAAGGCGCGGCCTTCCTGAAAGCCGCCGCCGCCTGGCCCAATCCGGTGCTGGCGCGCCTGCCGGCCGAATGCGCTTATTGCGTCACCGTCGGCGCCATTGCCGGCGGCAACGGCATTGCCCTGCAGGATGCGCTGTCCGCCTTCCTGCAAGCCTTCTTCTCCAACCTCGTCCAGGCGGCGATCAGGCTCGGTGTCGTTGGCCAGAGCGAGGCCACCACGCTGCTGGCCGGCTTCGAGCCGTTGGCGCTCTCAACCGCCGACCGCGCGTCCCGTTCGACATTGGACGATCTCGGCGGCTGCGCCTTCGTCTCGGACGTCGTGGCGATGAAGCACGAAACCCAGTATTCGCGGCTGTTCCGCTCATGA
- the ureE gene encoding urease accessory protein UreE translates to MKLNLNTDFTKFPRAVSVLAAGEAGAAPAFAKAVLAHDERHLRRRAVELTDGSKVLVDLPEPVALNDGDRLVLEDGRHVEIIAAPEEVYDIRARDGVHLTELAWHIGNRHLAAGIEADRIVILRDHVIKAMLEGLGATVREVSEPFKPVRGAYSGGHDHGHAHAHSHAEAHSHAHGESHSHSHSHSHDDHHHHDHD, encoded by the coding sequence ATGAAACTCAACCTCAACACCGACTTCACCAAATTCCCGCGCGCCGTCTCGGTGCTGGCCGCCGGCGAGGCGGGCGCGGCGCCCGCGTTTGCAAAGGCTGTGCTTGCGCATGACGAGCGGCATCTGCGCCGCCGCGCCGTCGAACTGACCGACGGCAGCAAGGTGCTGGTCGACCTGCCCGAACCCGTCGCCCTGAACGATGGCGACCGGCTGGTGCTGGAGGATGGCCGCCATGTCGAGATCATCGCGGCGCCGGAAGAGGTCTACGACATCCGCGCCCGCGACGGCGTGCATCTGACCGAACTGGCTTGGCATATCGGCAACCGCCATCTCGCGGCGGGCATCGAGGCGGATCGCATCGTCATCCTGCGCGACCACGTCATCAAGGCGATGCTGGAGGGGCTCGGCGCCACGGTGCGCGAGGTCTCCGAGCCGTTCAAGCCGGTGCGCGGCGCCTATTCCGGCGGGCATGATCACGGGCACGCGCATGCGCACAGCCATGCGGAAGCGCATTCTCACGCGCACGGCGAATCGCATTCCCATTCGCACAGCCATTCCCACGACGACCATCATCACCACGACCATGACTGA
- a CDS encoding glutathione S-transferase family protein, translating to MYKAVGSRGSRVSRVLWMLEELEQPYEFVEVKLRSPEAYALNPSGKVPVLIDGELTVTDSAAICVYLADKHADKGMGASPGVAGRAEMDSWMHFAQSEFEAPLWNKLRHRFLLPKEVRVDVGPAAAYDFASEAKALDRRLGDKPFALGDRFSAVDVLLGDMGGWARAGKFPIESDRVNAYFDRVLSRPARARAQANGGSMK from the coding sequence ATGTATAAGGCCGTCGGATCACGGGGATCCCGGGTCAGCCGCGTTCTCTGGATGCTCGAGGAGCTCGAGCAGCCCTATGAATTCGTCGAGGTCAAACTGCGCTCGCCGGAAGCCTATGCGCTCAACCCGTCGGGCAAGGTGCCGGTCCTGATCGACGGCGAACTCACTGTGACGGATTCGGCGGCGATCTGCGTCTATCTCGCCGACAAGCACGCCGACAAAGGCATGGGCGCCAGCCCCGGAGTCGCCGGCCGTGCCGAGATGGATTCCTGGATGCATTTTGCCCAGAGCGAATTCGAGGCGCCGCTGTGGAACAAATTGCGCCACCGCTTCCTGCTGCCGAAGGAAGTACGCGTCGATGTCGGCCCGGCGGCGGCCTACGATTTCGCGTCGGAAGCCAAAGCGCTGGACCGCCGGCTCGGCGACAAGCCGTTTGCGCTGGGTGACCGGTTTTCCGCTGTCGACGTGCTGCTCGGCGACATGGGCGGCTGGGCGCGCGCCGGAAAATTTCCGATCGAATCCGACCGCGTCAACGCCTATTTCGACCGGGTGCTTTCGCGTCCAGCCCGTGCGCGGGCGCAGGCCAACGGAGGCTCCATGAAATGA
- the ureC gene encoding urease subunit alpha — protein sequence MARISRAAYAQMYGPTVGDKVRLADTELFIEVEKDLTIHGEEVKFGGGKVIRDGMGQSQVSRAQGAVDTVITNALVVDAGAGIFKADIGLKDGRIAAIGKAGNPDTQDGVTIIIGPGTEIIAGEGKILTAGGFDAHIHFICPQQIEEALMSGITTMLGGGTGPAHGTLATTCTPGPWHMARMIQSFDAFPMNIGLSGKGNASLPAALEEMVLGGACSLKLHEDWGTTPAAIDCCLSVADDYDVQVMIHTDTLNESGFVENTVAAIKGRTIHAFHTEGAGGGHAPDIIKVCGLPNVIPSSTNPTRPYTVNTLAEHLDMLMVCHHLSPSIPEDIAFAESRIRKETIAAEDILHDIGAFSIISSDSQAMGRVGEVAIRTWQTADKMKRQRGALPQETGDNDNFRVRRYIAKYTINPAIAHGLSKDIGSIAVGKRADLVLWNPAFFGVKPDMVLVGGMIAAAPMGDPNASIPTPQPMHYRPMFGAYGKARTNSSVTFVSKAALESGLHGRLGVEKQFVAVENTRGGIGKHSMVLNDATPHVEVDPETYEVRADGELLTCEPATVLPMAQRYFLF from the coding sequence ATGGCCAGAATCTCGCGTGCCGCCTACGCCCAGATGTATGGGCCGACTGTTGGCGACAAGGTCAGGCTGGCCGACACCGAACTCTTCATCGAGGTTGAAAAGGACCTCACCATCCACGGCGAGGAGGTGAAATTCGGCGGCGGCAAGGTGATCCGCGACGGCATGGGCCAGAGCCAGGTTTCCCGCGCCCAGGGCGCGGTCGACACCGTCATCACCAATGCGCTGGTGGTCGATGCCGGCGCCGGCATCTTCAAGGCCGATATCGGCCTCAAGGACGGCCGCATCGCGGCAATCGGCAAGGCCGGCAATCCGGATACGCAGGATGGCGTCACCATCATTATCGGCCCGGGCACCGAGATTATCGCCGGCGAGGGCAAGATCCTGACCGCCGGCGGCTTCGACGCGCATATCCACTTCATCTGCCCGCAGCAGATCGAGGAAGCGCTGATGAGCGGCATCACCACAATGCTGGGCGGCGGCACCGGCCCGGCGCACGGCACGCTGGCCACCACCTGCACGCCGGGGCCGTGGCACATGGCGCGCATGATCCAGTCCTTCGACGCCTTTCCGATGAATATCGGCCTGTCGGGCAAGGGCAATGCCTCGCTGCCGGCGGCGCTGGAAGAAATGGTGCTGGGCGGCGCCTGCTCGCTGAAGCTGCATGAGGATTGGGGCACGACGCCGGCGGCGATCGACTGCTGCCTGTCGGTGGCCGACGATTACGACGTGCAGGTGATGATCCATACCGACACGCTGAACGAATCCGGCTTCGTCGAAAACACGGTAGCGGCGATCAAGGGCCGCACCATCCACGCCTTCCATACCGAAGGCGCCGGCGGCGGCCACGCGCCCGACATCATCAAGGTTTGCGGCCTGCCCAACGTCATCCCGTCTTCGACCAATCCGACACGGCCCTACACGGTCAACACGCTGGCCGAGCATCTCGACATGCTGATGGTCTGCCATCATCTGTCGCCGTCGATCCCCGAGGACATCGCCTTTGCCGAGAGCCGCATCCGCAAGGAGACGATCGCCGCCGAGGATATCCTGCACGACATCGGCGCCTTCTCGATCATCTCGTCGGACTCACAAGCCATGGGCCGGGTCGGCGAGGTGGCGATCCGCACCTGGCAGACCGCCGACAAGATGAAGCGCCAGCGCGGCGCGCTGCCGCAGGAAACCGGCGACAACGACAATTTCCGCGTTCGCCGCTACATCGCCAAATACACGATCAACCCGGCCATCGCGCATGGACTGTCGAAAGACATCGGCTCGATCGCCGTCGGCAAACGCGCCGACCTGGTGCTGTGGAACCCGGCCTTTTTCGGCGTGAAGCCGGACATGGTGCTGGTCGGCGGGATGATCGCCGCCGCCCCGATGGGCGACCCGAACGCCTCGATCCCGACGCCGCAGCCGATGCACTACCGGCCGATGTTCGGCGCCTATGGCAAGGCCAGGACCAACTCATCGGTGACCTTCGTTTCGAAAGCCGCCCTCGAGTCGGGCCTGCATGGCCGGCTTGGCGTCGAAAAGCAATTCGTCGCCGTGGAAAACACCCGTGGCGGCATCGGCAAGCATTCCATGGTGCTCAACGACGCCACGCCGCATGTCGAGGTCGACCCGGAAACCTACGAGGTCCGCGCCGACGGCGAATTGCTGACCTGCGAGCCGGCGACCGTGCTGCCGATGGCGCAAAGGTATTTCCTGTTCTGA